A window of the Tessaracoccus sp. MC1865 genome harbors these coding sequences:
- a CDS encoding rhamnulokinase family protein produces the protein MSTVTALAVDLGSSTGRVIAGTFRDGRIEEVEVRRFPHEARMRDGYLSWDLDVIWGEVVEGLRDAVARFPDAVSVSVDTWGVDYVALGDDGMELTPGRAYRDERTIRTHEAFRERLSDEALWAATGIAPATINTANQLFAFLQEEPEVAARTSQILLLPDYFTYLLSGARGWSRSHASSSALIRPGAHEFSDEVFEALGIPRSWVGDVTSELNVVGRCIVEGLEQLTVVRAGAHDTACAVHALQRDVSQDSYFLSCGSWSVLGVLRDEPLLSDEARALGLTNEARADDGLRPLFNITGLWILQELQRDWEQQGRTHDIVELIRRAEASPSLGATINPDEPQFVLKGEMERRVLGALAAQGVAVDDLDEAAVTRVVLESFAARYARGIADLTALTGTPATQLNLVGGGSRNKLLCQLTADALGVPVIAGPVEASVLGSLLAQLEIMGHLDPANRNDAIASTARTETFEPRS, from the coding sequence GTGTCCACCGTCACCGCCCTTGCGGTTGATCTCGGGTCGTCGACCGGGCGAGTGATCGCCGGCACGTTCCGCGACGGCCGCATCGAGGAAGTCGAAGTCCGCCGCTTTCCGCACGAGGCCCGGATGCGCGACGGGTACCTCTCCTGGGATCTCGATGTCATCTGGGGCGAGGTGGTCGAGGGGCTCCGCGACGCCGTCGCCCGCTTCCCCGACGCGGTGAGCGTCTCCGTCGACACCTGGGGAGTCGACTACGTGGCACTCGGCGACGACGGCATGGAGCTGACTCCCGGCCGCGCGTACCGGGACGAGCGCACGATCCGCACCCATGAGGCCTTCCGCGAGCGCCTATCCGACGAGGCCCTGTGGGCCGCCACCGGTATCGCGCCGGCCACCATCAACACCGCGAACCAGCTGTTCGCGTTCCTTCAGGAGGAGCCGGAGGTGGCGGCCAGGACGTCGCAGATCCTCCTGCTGCCTGACTACTTCACCTATCTGCTGTCCGGCGCCCGCGGCTGGTCGCGTTCCCACGCGTCGTCGTCGGCGCTGATCCGCCCAGGCGCCCACGAATTCTCCGACGAGGTGTTCGAGGCGCTGGGCATCCCGCGCTCGTGGGTGGGCGACGTGACGAGCGAGCTCAACGTGGTGGGCCGGTGCATCGTCGAGGGGCTCGAGCAGCTCACCGTGGTGCGGGCCGGTGCCCACGACACCGCCTGCGCCGTGCACGCGCTGCAGCGCGACGTGAGCCAGGACTCGTACTTCCTGAGCTGCGGATCATGGTCCGTGCTGGGCGTGCTGCGCGACGAACCGCTGCTCTCCGACGAGGCCCGCGCGCTGGGCCTCACCAACGAGGCCCGCGCCGACGATGGCCTGCGCCCCCTGTTCAACATCACGGGCCTGTGGATCTTGCAGGAACTCCAGCGAGACTGGGAGCAGCAGGGCCGCACCCACGACATCGTGGAGCTCATCCGGCGGGCTGAGGCCTCGCCGTCGCTGGGCGCCACCATCAACCCCGACGAGCCGCAGTTCGTGCTGAAGGGCGAGATGGAGAGGCGGGTGCTGGGGGCGCTCGCTGCCCAGGGTGTCGCCGTCGACGACCTCGACGAGGCGGCGGTCACGCGGGTGGTGCTGGAATCGTTCGCGGCCCGCTACGCCCGCGGCATCGCGGACCTCACCGCCCTCACCGGAACTCCCGCCACGCAGTTGAACCTGGTGGGGGGCGGGTCGCGCAACAAGTTGTTGTGCCAACTCACCGCCGACGCGCTGGGGGTGCCGGTGATCGCAGGACCCGTGGAGGCCTCCGTGCTCGGCTCGTTGCTGGCGCAGTTGGAGATCATGGGCCACCTGGACCCGGCCAACCGCAACGACGCCATCGCCAGCACCGCCCGTACCGAGACCTTCGAGCCGCGGTCATGA
- a CDS encoding ABC transporter permease, producing the protein MSTQATTKQTTSPVQGYLKSSLQQIFVFLALVLIYIVFMLVAPNFATLGVALDIVSQSAYVGVMALGATFVIATAGIDLSVGTGMSLVAVAAGAFLAADPWLNLPLGAGLALTILVGAFIGLINGFNIAFLGLPPFIATLAMMMAARGLALVVSDKQTISIKNPQYTWLFNGELIPGLKNAILWFILFAIIAGVMLNKTLLGRYAIAIGSNEEATRLSGVNVRFWKTMVYVTAGVFMAFGAILYSSRFGFVQPAEGVGFELNVIAAVVIGGTSLAGGRANIIGTVVGALIMETLRKGLQMMGIAQEWQLVATGVVVLLAVFIDNVRRARAAAV; encoded by the coding sequence GTGAGCACTCAAGCCACCACCAAGCAGACGACGAGCCCGGTCCAGGGCTACCTGAAGTCGTCGCTTCAGCAGATTTTCGTCTTCCTCGCGCTGGTCCTGATCTACATCGTCTTCATGCTCGTGGCGCCCAACTTCGCCACGCTCGGCGTCGCGCTGGACATCGTCTCCCAGTCGGCCTACGTCGGTGTGATGGCGTTGGGCGCGACCTTCGTGATCGCGACGGCCGGCATCGACCTCTCGGTCGGCACGGGCATGAGCCTGGTCGCCGTCGCGGCGGGCGCGTTCCTCGCGGCCGACCCGTGGCTGAACCTGCCGCTGGGCGCGGGCCTCGCGCTGACCATCCTCGTCGGCGCGTTCATCGGCCTGATCAACGGCTTCAACATCGCCTTCCTCGGCCTACCACCGTTCATCGCCACGCTGGCGATGATGATGGCGGCCCGCGGCCTGGCGCTCGTCGTGTCGGACAAGCAGACCATCAGCATCAAGAACCCGCAGTACACCTGGCTGTTCAACGGCGAGCTCATCCCCGGCCTCAAGAACGCCATCCTGTGGTTCATCCTCTTCGCGATCATCGCCGGCGTCATGCTCAACAAGACGCTGCTCGGCCGCTACGCCATCGCCATCGGCTCCAACGAGGAGGCCACCCGCCTCTCCGGCGTCAATGTGCGGTTCTGGAAGACGATGGTCTACGTCACCGCCGGCGTCTTCATGGCCTTCGGCGCCATCCTCTACTCGTCGCGGTTCGGCTTCGTCCAACCCGCTGAGGGCGTGGGCTTCGAACTCAACGTCATCGCCGCCGTCGTCATCGGTGGCACCTCACTCGCCGGTGGCCGTGCCAACATCATCGGCACCGTCGTCGGCGCACTCATCATGGAGACCCTCCGCAAGGGCCTCCAGATGATGGGCATCGCACAGGAATGGCAGCTCGTCGCCACTGGGGTCGTCGTCCTGCTGGCCGTGTTCATCGACAACGTCCGCCGCGCCAGAGCTGCTGCGGTCTGA
- a CDS encoding sugar ABC transporter ATP-binding protein, protein MSKLLELKNVSKTFPGVKALQNVHLDLNAGEVLGLCGENGAGKSTLMKILTGIYTPDPGAEIWLQGQKVTVRDVNHARDLGLSIIHQELNMVPDLTVAQNLYLGRPGSSKGGFVDDKALNREASELFERLGMSIRPTSRVGDLSVARQQMVEIARALSFESTKILIMDEPTAALTISETDALFGMIRDFVTPETGLIYISHRMPEIEEITDRVSVLRDGQYIGTVTTDEVEIREIISMMVGREVSGDARPRTTVDSDEVLLKVENLNTRKLLHDINFDVRKGEVLGFAGLVGAGRTEVARAVFGADPRTSGDIHVHGKKINIRSAADAVRAGIGYLSEDRKTYGLLLEQDIKYNAVLAAMNDFSIGGFVLDGKIRTVGKEFSDKLKVKTPSVNQLLGKLSGGNQQKVVIAKWLVRNSDILIFDEPTRGIDVGAKEEIYDLIEQLSAAGKAIIVISSELPEVLRVSHRIVVMAHGHITGILDNEDATQESIMELATLGKAQLKGTAA, encoded by the coding sequence GTGAGCAAACTTCTTGAGCTGAAGAACGTCAGCAAGACGTTTCCAGGCGTCAAAGCGTTGCAGAACGTCCATTTGGACCTCAACGCCGGCGAGGTGCTGGGTCTGTGCGGCGAGAACGGTGCCGGCAAGTCCACGCTGATGAAGATCCTGACGGGCATCTACACGCCGGATCCGGGCGCGGAGATCTGGCTGCAGGGCCAGAAGGTCACCGTCCGCGACGTGAACCACGCCCGTGATCTGGGCCTGAGCATCATCCACCAGGAACTCAACATGGTGCCGGACCTCACCGTCGCCCAGAACCTGTACCTCGGGCGCCCCGGCAGCAGCAAGGGCGGCTTCGTCGACGACAAGGCACTCAACCGCGAGGCGAGCGAGCTCTTCGAACGCCTCGGGATGAGCATCCGCCCCACCTCCCGCGTCGGCGACCTCTCGGTGGCCCGGCAGCAGATGGTGGAGATCGCGCGCGCCCTGTCGTTCGAGTCCACCAAGATCCTGATCATGGACGAGCCCACCGCGGCGCTGACCATCTCGGAGACCGACGCCCTGTTCGGCATGATCCGCGACTTCGTCACCCCGGAGACCGGCCTGATCTACATCTCGCACCGCATGCCGGAGATCGAGGAGATCACAGACCGGGTGTCCGTGCTGCGCGACGGCCAGTACATCGGCACCGTCACCACCGACGAGGTGGAGATCCGCGAGATCATCTCGATGATGGTGGGCCGCGAGGTCTCGGGCGACGCGCGACCCCGCACCACCGTCGACAGCGACGAGGTGCTGCTCAAGGTGGAGAACCTCAACACCAGGAAGCTCCTCCACGACATCAACTTCGACGTGCGCAAGGGCGAGGTGCTCGGCTTCGCCGGCCTCGTCGGCGCCGGCCGCACCGAGGTGGCCCGCGCAGTCTTCGGCGCAGACCCCCGCACCTCCGGCGACATCCACGTGCACGGCAAGAAGATCAACATCCGCTCCGCCGCAGACGCGGTGCGCGCAGGCATCGGCTACCTCTCCGAGGACCGCAAGACCTACGGCCTGCTGCTCGAGCAGGACATCAAGTACAACGCCGTGCTCGCCGCCATGAACGACTTCAGCATCGGCGGGTTCGTCCTCGACGGCAAGATCCGCACCGTCGGCAAGGAGTTCTCCGACAAGCTCAAGGTCAAGACGCCGTCGGTCAACCAGCTCCTCGGCAAGCTCTCCGGTGGCAACCAGCAGAAGGTCGTCATCGCGAAGTGGCTCGTGCGTAACTCCGACATCCTCATCTTCGACGAGCCCACCCGAGGCATCGACGTGGGTGCCAAGGAGGAGATCTACGACCTCATCGAACAGTTGAGCGCCGCGGGCAAGGCCATCATCGTCATCTCCTCCGAACTGCCGGAGGTGCTGCGCGTCTCGCACCGCATCGTCGTGATGGCGCACGGACACATCACCGGCATCCTCGACAACGAGGACGCCACCCAGGAAAGCATCATGGAGCTCGCCACCCTCGGCAAGGCTCAGTTGAAAGGAACCGCAGCGTGA
- a CDS encoding S8 family serine peptidase — protein MPLPSAWRRAATVAIAAIVGLAPLTASADPGDPDLRVPRDSATAEERTARWLNATKWFVEFESEPTASGGSRTTIQRQHRSFAEEARRAGRPANVIRNYERLFNGVAVTADTATAEQYAELPGVKAVHPVRIFSVPEPQDVTPRLITAIAQTGADIAQTELGLTGEGVKVGIIDTGIDIDHPDFGGSGTNGSTGFPSARVAYGYDFVGDDYNADPTSTSYQPVPKPDGRPDDCQGHGTHVAGIVGADGEVTGVAPGVTLGAYRVFGCNGSVDDQVILDALERAEADGMDVVNMSLGADYDSWPEAPTSKASDRLVRNGVVVVNAAGNAGDRYTMTIGSPGTAGLAINVASFDNSHVTMGEVLFTTANGPVSAGFLGATGSPDATSALNNLPVARTTDPLNCEVETADLTGKVAIAQRGTCTFHQKAANAQAAGAEALVIYNNEPGFINATVEGEVTITIPVVTVTQAVGTSVVGALPATIQFTGGESQQPNPTGGLISDFSSWGLAADLTLQPDLGAPGGSIRSTYPLEKADGYATLSGTSMAAPHVAGAVALMLENAPSMTPAEIRSRLQNSAVPAAIAELPDAGILDAAHRQGAGLIRVDRALQDGFVVSPGKISAGESADGAHTETLTITNVTDAPVTWALSYEDALSTYLETDPDWGDGTQNTVGYNLFASQVSFSAPSVTVPAGGAATVDVTIDADPEAPEGAQYSGFVHLTSDEGATAVSVPFAGMAGDYGNLEIFPEIWDLPAVVEITACSFWDEGQCVDPDVDYEIVDAGRIFTGGEDLPTVAFHQAVPVQKLTIDVLRADAKGNPIDASRATVLSFDHLGRSEFESLYTWNGQLPNDAGLLVPATPGNYVIQVTGVAADGDGGSQSWTSAAFGWKNTPVASPTPTPSKSPTVPVAKPTVTVTKSPAAELPADVYNTPGMHEVNGRKWFTACEDYSQTVRCRTMIWATTVIQADDGSFVPRSGWAFNNLTYLPHMTRAQWGTNPLAVNGTWKGTDGRTWRTECDTATTGRGGCRSYITASVIEAYPAADGGYAYRWATKEILNNMVRFQS, from the coding sequence ATGCCCCTGCCCTCCGCCTGGAGGCGCGCAGCGACGGTTGCCATTGCGGCCATCGTCGGGCTCGCACCCCTGACCGCCTCAGCAGACCCCGGAGACCCGGACCTGCGTGTGCCGCGCGACAGCGCCACCGCCGAAGAGCGCACCGCCCGCTGGCTGAACGCCACCAAGTGGTTCGTCGAGTTCGAGAGCGAGCCCACCGCCAGCGGCGGCAGCCGCACAACGATCCAGCGTCAACACCGCTCGTTCGCCGAGGAGGCGCGCCGCGCGGGCCGCCCCGCGAACGTCATCAGGAACTACGAGCGCCTCTTCAACGGCGTGGCCGTCACCGCTGACACCGCCACCGCCGAGCAGTACGCAGAGCTCCCAGGAGTCAAGGCCGTCCACCCGGTGCGCATATTCTCCGTGCCGGAACCGCAGGACGTCACCCCACGGCTGATCACCGCCATCGCGCAGACCGGCGCGGACATCGCCCAGACCGAGCTCGGCCTCACCGGTGAGGGCGTCAAGGTGGGCATCATCGACACCGGCATCGACATCGACCATCCGGATTTCGGCGGCAGCGGCACCAACGGCTCCACCGGCTTCCCCAGCGCGCGGGTGGCCTACGGCTACGACTTCGTCGGCGACGACTACAACGCCGATCCGACGTCGACCTCCTACCAGCCCGTCCCGAAGCCCGACGGCCGCCCGGACGACTGCCAGGGCCACGGCACCCACGTGGCCGGCATCGTCGGCGCCGACGGTGAGGTCACCGGTGTCGCCCCCGGCGTCACCCTCGGCGCCTACCGCGTGTTCGGCTGCAACGGCTCCGTAGACGACCAGGTGATCCTCGACGCGCTGGAGCGCGCGGAGGCCGACGGCATGGACGTGGTCAACATGAGCCTCGGCGCCGACTACGACTCCTGGCCGGAGGCCCCCACCTCCAAGGCGTCGGACCGCCTCGTGCGCAACGGCGTCGTGGTGGTCAACGCCGCCGGCAACGCCGGCGACAGGTACACCATGACGATCGGCTCTCCCGGCACGGCCGGCCTCGCCATCAACGTGGCGTCCTTCGACAACTCGCACGTGACCATGGGCGAAGTGCTGTTCACCACGGCCAACGGCCCCGTCTCCGCAGGTTTCCTGGGCGCGACGGGCTCGCCAGACGCGACGTCGGCGCTGAACAACCTGCCGGTCGCGCGCACCACGGACCCGCTGAACTGCGAGGTGGAGACCGCTGATCTCACCGGCAAGGTGGCCATCGCCCAGCGCGGCACCTGCACCTTCCACCAGAAGGCCGCCAACGCCCAGGCCGCCGGCGCCGAGGCGCTGGTCATCTACAACAACGAGCCCGGCTTCATCAACGCCACTGTCGAGGGCGAGGTGACCATCACTATCCCGGTGGTCACCGTCACCCAGGCCGTGGGCACCTCCGTGGTGGGCGCGCTCCCCGCCACCATCCAGTTCACCGGCGGGGAGAGTCAGCAGCCCAACCCCACCGGCGGGCTGATCTCGGACTTCTCCTCCTGGGGTCTGGCCGCAGACCTGACCCTGCAGCCGGATCTCGGCGCGCCGGGCGGGTCCATCCGCTCCACCTACCCGCTGGAGAAGGCCGACGGTTACGCCACCCTGTCCGGCACCTCCATGGCCGCACCGCACGTGGCCGGCGCCGTGGCGCTCATGCTGGAGAACGCGCCGTCGATGACCCCGGCGGAGATCCGCAGCCGGCTGCAGAACAGCGCCGTGCCCGCCGCCATCGCCGAACTTCCCGATGCGGGCATCCTCGACGCGGCCCACCGTCAGGGCGCCGGCCTGATCCGCGTCGACCGGGCGCTGCAGGACGGCTTCGTCGTCTCGCCGGGCAAGATCTCCGCCGGCGAATCCGCCGACGGCGCCCACACCGAGACGCTGACCATCACCAACGTCACCGACGCCCCCGTCACCTGGGCGCTGTCCTACGAGGACGCGCTCAGCACCTACCTGGAGACCGATCCGGACTGGGGCGACGGCACGCAGAACACCGTCGGCTACAACCTGTTCGCCTCGCAGGTGTCCTTCTCCGCGCCCAGCGTCACCGTGCCCGCCGGCGGCGCGGCCACCGTCGACGTCACGATTGACGCAGACCCGGAGGCCCCGGAGGGCGCCCAGTACTCGGGCTTCGTCCACCTGACCTCCGACGAGGGAGCCACCGCCGTGTCCGTGCCGTTCGCCGGCATGGCGGGCGACTACGGCAACCTCGAGATCTTCCCGGAGATCTGGGACCTCCCGGCGGTGGTCGAGATCACCGCCTGCTCCTTCTGGGACGAGGGCCAGTGCGTGGACCCGGACGTCGACTACGAGATCGTCGACGCCGGACGCATCTTCACGGGCGGCGAGGACCTGCCGACGGTGGCCTTCCACCAGGCCGTGCCGGTGCAGAAGCTGACCATCGACGTGCTGCGCGCCGACGCCAAGGGCAACCCCATCGACGCCAGCCGCGCCACGGTGCTCAGCTTCGACCACCTGGGACGCTCCGAGTTCGAGTCGCTGTACACGTGGAACGGCCAGCTGCCCAACGACGCCGGCCTGCTCGTCCCGGCCACGCCCGGCAACTACGTGATCCAGGTCACGGGCGTCGCGGCGGACGGCGACGGCGGCAGCCAGAGCTGGACGTCGGCGGCCTTCGGCTGGAAGAACACGCCGGTGGCGTCGCCCACGCCCACGCCGTCGAAGTCGCCCACGGTGCCGGTGGCGAAGCCGACGGTGACCGTCACGAAGTCGCCTGCGGCCGAGCTGCCGGCCGACGTGTACAACACGCCGGGCATGCACGAGGTCAACGGCCGCAAGTGGTTCACGGCCTGCGAGGACTACTCGCAGACCGTGCGGTGCCGCACGATGATCTGGGCCACCACTGTGATCCAGGCCGACGACGGCTCGTTCGTGCCGCGCAGCGGGTGGGCGTTCAACAACCTCACCTACCTCCCGCACATGACGCGGGCGCAGTGGGGCACCAACCCGCTGGCGGTCAACGGCACCTGGAAGGGCACCGACGGCCGCACGTGGCGCACCGAATGCGACACGGCGACGACGGGGCGCGGCGGCTGCCGCTCCTACATCACCGCCAGCGTGATCGAGGCCTACCCGGCGGCTGACGGTGGTTACGCCTACCGCTGGGCCACCAAGGAGATCCTCAACAACATGGTCCGGTTCCAGAGCTGA
- a CDS encoding L-fucose isomerase — MTNYPKIGIRPIIDGRRNGVREALEDQTMGMALRVKELYESELKYPDGTPVQVVIADSTIGRVPEAQAAAAKFKAENVGLTLSVTPCWCYGSETIDMDRTMPHAIWGFNGSERPGAVYLAAALAGHAQLGIPAFGIYGEEVQDADDESIPADVRQRLLDYAQAGLAVALMRGQSFLSIGGVSMGIAGCVVKEEFWNYWLGMRNEYIDMVEIERRINLGIYDKDEYEIAYTWVRDNLKQGEDFNPEEWQRSAEDHEKWWEWSTKMVLIGRDLMIGNPKLAEMGFEEEAVGHGALVSGFQGQRQWTDYLPNGDLMETLLNTQFDWNGKRQPLIQATENDNLNGASMMFNYLLTNTAQIFSDVRTYWSADAIERVTGHRPEGRAAAGVIDLRNSGATTLDGTFAAKDADGNPCIKPWWELSDDDIQAMIDETTFHPANTGYFRGGGFSTHFRSAGEVPVTMTRINWVDGLGPVMQIAEGYTVELPDEVAKTIELRTDPGWPTTWFVPNLTGEGAFTSVYEVMNAWGANHGAISYGHIGHQLITLASMLRIPVNMHNVERERIFRPKNWLGFGTADLEGADFRACAQFGPMYN, encoded by the coding sequence GTGACCAACTACCCGAAGATCGGTATCCGTCCCATCATCGACGGCCGGCGTAACGGCGTGCGCGAGGCGCTCGAGGACCAGACGATGGGTATGGCGCTGCGCGTCAAGGAACTCTACGAGTCTGAGCTGAAGTACCCCGACGGGACCCCCGTCCAGGTGGTCATCGCCGACTCGACGATCGGTCGCGTGCCGGAGGCCCAGGCCGCCGCCGCGAAGTTCAAGGCCGAGAACGTCGGCCTCACCCTCTCGGTCACGCCGTGCTGGTGCTACGGCTCCGAGACCATCGACATGGACCGCACCATGCCGCACGCGATCTGGGGCTTCAACGGCTCCGAGCGTCCGGGTGCCGTCTACCTGGCCGCCGCGCTGGCCGGCCACGCACAGCTGGGCATCCCCGCCTTCGGTATCTACGGCGAAGAGGTGCAGGACGCCGACGACGAGTCCATCCCGGCCGACGTGCGTCAGCGCCTGCTGGACTACGCACAGGCCGGCCTCGCCGTCGCCTTGATGCGCGGCCAGTCGTTCCTCTCCATCGGTGGCGTGTCCATGGGCATCGCCGGCTGCGTGGTGAAGGAGGAGTTCTGGAACTACTGGCTGGGCATGCGCAACGAGTACATCGACATGGTCGAGATCGAGCGTCGCATCAACCTGGGCATCTACGACAAGGACGAATACGAGATTGCGTACACGTGGGTGCGCGACAACCTCAAGCAGGGTGAGGACTTCAACCCCGAGGAGTGGCAGCGCTCCGCCGAGGACCACGAGAAGTGGTGGGAGTGGAGCACCAAGATGGTGCTCATCGGCCGTGACCTGATGATCGGCAACCCGAAGCTCGCCGAGATGGGCTTCGAGGAGGAGGCCGTCGGTCACGGCGCGCTCGTCTCCGGCTTCCAGGGCCAGCGTCAGTGGACCGACTACCTGCCCAACGGCGACCTGATGGAGACGCTGCTCAACACGCAGTTCGACTGGAACGGCAAGAGGCAGCCCCTCATCCAGGCCACGGAGAACGACAACCTCAACGGCGCGTCGATGATGTTCAACTACCTGTTGACCAACACGGCGCAGATCTTCTCCGACGTGCGCACCTACTGGAGCGCCGACGCCATCGAGCGCGTCACGGGCCACCGTCCCGAGGGTCGCGCAGCGGCGGGTGTCATCGACCTGCGCAACTCCGGCGCCACCACCCTCGACGGCACGTTCGCCGCCAAGGACGCCGACGGCAACCCCTGCATCAAGCCCTGGTGGGAACTCAGCGACGACGACATCCAGGCGATGATCGACGAGACGACGTTCCATCCTGCCAACACCGGCTACTTCCGCGGCGGTGGCTTCTCGACGCACTTCCGCTCCGCCGGTGAGGTGCCCGTCACGATGACGCGCATCAACTGGGTCGACGGCCTCGGCCCGGTCATGCAGATCGCCGAGGGCTACACCGTCGAACTGCCCGACGAGGTGGCCAAGACCATCGAACTGCGCACGGATCCCGGGTGGCCCACCACCTGGTTCGTGCCGAACCTGACGGGCGAGGGTGCCTTCACCAGCGTCTACGAGGTCATGAACGCCTGGGGCGCCAACCACGGCGCCATCTCGTACGGTCACATCGGCCACCAGCTGATCACGCTGGCGTCGATGCTCCGCATCCCGGTGAACATGCACAACGTGGAGCGCGAGCGGATCTTCCGCCCGAAGAACTGGCTGGGCTTCGGCACGGCTGACCTCGAGGGAGCAGACTTCCGCGCCTGCGCCCAGTTCGGCCCGATGTACAACTAG
- a CDS encoding ABC transporter substrate-binding protein, with product MLRSALALGAVLSLGLTACGTSTSTETEAPAPAEETSASAPAEETSAPAEEESPSESASEEAPADGDVPKGDGTQTIYLVSKGFQHRFWQAVKEGAEQAGEELGYKVQFVGPQDETQVTEQLNQLKTALDSKPAAIGFAALDSGAASDLLNEIEAANIPIIAFDSGVDSDIPLTTVSTDNTAAAENAAEHMVELIGGSGQVGLICHDQTSATGKQRCDGFQNWIKDNAPDVTVLEPQVAGAVDLAANTAKSMIQANTELKGIYGTNEAAATGAIQGAKESGAEVVVVGFDSGKTQIEAIKSGDQAGAVTQAPVKMGYETVVAAIKAINGQELPKVIDSGFAWYDASNIEDPEIAANLYE from the coding sequence ATGTTGCGCTCCGCACTGGCTCTCGGAGCCGTGCTCAGCCTGGGCCTCACCGCCTGCGGCACGTCCACCTCCACCGAGACCGAAGCTCCCGCCCCGGCAGAGGAGACCAGCGCTTCGGCACCCGCGGAAGAGACCTCGGCCCCGGCTGAGGAAGAGTCCCCCTCCGAATCCGCTTCTGAAGAAGCCCCTGCGGACGGCGATGTCCCCAAGGGCGACGGCACGCAGACCATCTACCTCGTCTCCAAGGGCTTCCAGCACCGCTTCTGGCAGGCCGTGAAGGAAGGCGCTGAGCAGGCCGGCGAAGAGCTGGGCTACAAGGTTCAGTTCGTCGGCCCGCAGGACGAGACCCAGGTCACCGAGCAGCTCAACCAGCTGAAGACGGCCCTGGACTCCAAGCCCGCCGCCATCGGCTTCGCCGCCCTCGACTCGGGCGCCGCTTCGGATCTCCTCAACGAGATCGAGGCTGCGAACATCCCGATCATCGCCTTCGACTCCGGTGTGGACTCCGACATCCCGCTGACCACCGTCTCGACCGACAACACCGCAGCCGCTGAGAACGCCGCTGAGCACATGGTCGAACTCATCGGTGGCTCCGGCCAGGTTGGCCTGATCTGCCACGACCAGACCTCCGCCACCGGCAAGCAGCGTTGCGACGGCTTCCAGAACTGGATCAAGGACAACGCTCCTGACGTCACCGTTCTCGAGCCCCAGGTTGCCGGCGCGGTCGACCTCGCCGCCAACACCGCCAAGTCCATGATCCAGGCCAACACCGAGCTCAAGGGCATCTACGGCACCAACGAGGCCGCCGCCACCGGCGCCATCCAGGGCGCCAAGGAATCCGGCGCTGAGGTCGTCGTCGTGGGCTTCGACTCCGGCAAGACCCAGATCGAGGCCATCAAATCCGGCGACCAGGCCGGCGCCGTGACCCAGGCCCCCGTCAAGATGGGCTACGAGACCGTCGTCGCCGCCATCAAGGCCATCAACGGACAGGAGCTGCCGAAGGTCATCGACTCCGGCTTCGCCTGGTACGACGCCTCGAACATCGAGGATCCCGAGATCGCCGCCAACCTCTACGAGTGA
- a CDS encoding LacI family DNA-binding transcriptional regulator, with amino-acid sequence MKAGQQRANLRDIAEASGVSIQTASRVVRGVDVVAEATRARVLEAIERLNYQPNLAARSLSAARTGSVHIIDAVPLFHGHATSFVAICQALSNLELHTSTSVFGSPDIDHRELHHLVPVSADGVIVLGGRAESRPWIDTIASRLPTVCVGETKDLPSPAVGVAVDHRAGAVAAVDHLISRGAQRILHVAGPQDWIDAQERLEGYKLAMGKAGLEPTVLFANSWDASAAAALVPDLPPDVDAIFAANDQLALGSMSALQLAGRRVPGDVRVVGYDDVPGSEWFLPGLTTVRQDFFTMGEQAVKALNLLLNGEPAESSLITPTLIVRDST; translated from the coding sequence ATGAAGGCCGGTCAGCAACGCGCCAACCTGCGAGACATTGCAGAGGCCTCCGGGGTTTCCATCCAGACCGCCTCCCGCGTGGTGCGGGGCGTCGACGTGGTGGCCGAGGCCACCCGCGCCCGGGTGCTGGAGGCCATCGAGCGGCTCAACTACCAGCCCAACCTCGCAGCCCGCTCCCTGTCGGCGGCGCGCACCGGCTCCGTGCACATCATCGACGCCGTGCCGCTGTTCCACGGACACGCCACGTCGTTCGTCGCCATCTGCCAGGCGCTGTCCAACCTCGAGTTGCACACGTCCACCTCCGTGTTCGGGTCGCCGGACATCGACCATCGGGAGCTGCACCACCTGGTGCCGGTGAGCGCCGACGGCGTGATCGTGCTCGGCGGGCGGGCGGAGTCTCGCCCGTGGATCGACACCATCGCCAGCCGCCTCCCGACGGTGTGCGTGGGCGAGACGAAGGACCTCCCCTCGCCGGCCGTCGGCGTGGCTGTGGACCACCGGGCGGGGGCGGTGGCCGCGGTGGACCACCTCATCAGCCGCGGTGCGCAGCGGATCCTGCACGTGGCCGGTCCCCAGGACTGGATCGACGCGCAGGAGCGCCTGGAGGGCTACAAGTTGGCCATGGGCAAGGCGGGCCTGGAGCCCACCGTGCTGTTCGCCAACTCCTGGGACGCCTCCGCCGCGGCTGCCCTGGTGCCGGACCTGCCGCCGGACGTCGACGCGATCTTCGCGGCCAACGACCAGTTGGCCCTGGGCTCGATGTCGGCGCTGCAACTGGCCGGCCGCCGGGTGCCCGGCGACGTGCGGGTCGTCGGCTACGACGACGTGCCGGGTTCCGAGTGGTTCCTGCCCGGCCTCACCACCGTCCGGCAGGACTTCTTCACGATGGGGGAGCAGGCCGTGAAGGCGTTGAACCTGTTGTTGAACGGCGAGCCTGCGGAGTCGTCGTTGATCACGCCCACGCTGATCGTCCGCGACAGCACGTAA